The Oncorhynchus clarkii lewisi isolate Uvic-CL-2024 chromosome 12, UVic_Ocla_1.0, whole genome shotgun sequence genome segment GGACGGTGGAGCACTGGTCCAGACGGCCCATACAGTTCCAGCCCAGGACGGGCAGCACCCCCAGGAACACTGACAGCACCCAGCTGGCCCCGATCAGGGCAAACATCCGGCCTCGCTTGGCCCCCTGGTAGGGCTTCATCCTCACCATGGTGACGTGGCGCTCAATGGCGATGGCCAGGAGGCTGATGACGGAGGCGGCCAGCGTTATAaagacccccccctccctcaggaaCCACAGCACAGGGGTCATCTTTAAAGTGTTGGCCCCTGAAGTCACAATGTTCACCATGTAGGTGAAGCCTGCTAGCAGGTCTGAGAGTGTTAGGCTGCCTAACAGATAGTACATGGGCATATGGAATTTCTTATTCTTCCAGATGGCCAACAGCACCACAGCATTCTCCAGCACTATGAGCAAGCAGATCAGCAGGAAGGCTATGGCCTCTGGCTTTAGTCCATCCTTGTACTTGTTCTCCTTCAGTTTGCCTGTGTAGTTGTAGTGTTCTCTGATGACAGCATTGCTCTGGTACTCGCGGAACATCCGGAGCAGGTACCCTACCGAGGGGGTCATGGGAACCACAGTGggggcagcaacagcagcgtaagcAGCATGCGATGCTTCTTCCATTGGTATTCTGGGAATGTTGCTTTCTTTTTAGCTGACAAGATGCTTTCCACTCTGCGTCACATAGTTCTTAGGCAGTCCATAATTCAATATGTTGGAAGTGGGGAATGTACATTCCTTAGGAAATCTATCTTTGAATGTCGTTTCTGACAGATCAGTCCAGTTTTTTGTATTTAGTATAAGAATGGATGGTAATAAGAATCCTCAATGTGATAGCATTATCCAAAACTGGGCAATGCCTGGACAATCCACTGGATGGCTCAGACAAGCAAGAAACCTGGAAACAAAATAACAGTATTGAAATACAGTATAATAGCCTATTTATCTgtaacaacacacacatgcaaagaagaggggggggggggggggggggggcgtacaTTCCTCATTAATCTTGTAATTAACAGTACCTGTCTTTGTTCAAATTCTAATAGAATGTTTTTGAGTATGAAACTAGCAAAGACATTACTCCACAGGTACCTTATAAATGAGAAATTACCAAGCTAAGGCACCAGTAAAAAATACATAATAACAGAAATCCCAATATTAGCGTTTTGACCTGGAGAAACTTGGCCTATTATGTCACTAATTCATATTAATCTTTAGCATATTTATCTTTATTTCCAGCtcagttttttgggggggcaaaACTGTCATTTTGCCTGTGAACTTTGATTAATTATCTCGATGCACACGTGAACAGAAATGTAGGCAcactcacatacagtatacacatatacttccactgacaccccaacacacacatgcacacccaaacacacacacaaacactttttGTATGCACTAAATCTCCTgcactgactctatacacacacacacactggactctacaatCACACATACTTGCACTAAcacctcaaaacacacacacacacacacaatacatatgCCCACACATAAAACGCGCACACatgcatactctctctctctctctcactcacacacacacacacacacacacacacacacacacacacacacacacacacacacacacacacacacacacacacacacacacacacacacacacacacgcacatacacacgctACCGTCTatttactgtctattatctatcctgttgtcaaGTCACTTTGTCACTTTACCCGTACCTATATATACACAGCTACGTCAACTACCtcttacccctgcacatcgactccgtacaggtactccctgtatagccATTTTATATtcactcgttattgttattcgttGAGCACTGGGTATTTATTCCTTGTCCCactatttctatttctattttttttatctttaactctgcatttttggaaaaggacccgtaagtaagcattttagtgtcagtctacacctgttgtttacgaagcatgtgcaAATACAATTGTATTAAATTGTATTTGAGGCACTATTGCCTATCTGTTTGAAACATAGCATATGATAAAACACTACTTCAAAATTATTATGGATTGGGTATGCAAATGTATGAATTAAGTTACGTTTTTTAAATAACTATTAGTTATTCAAGTGTTTTATTATTTCAGAAAAATAACAAGACAACACTGAAATCTGTTGTTTTCATCAACTTATCAGTGGGCAAGTATAGGCTACAGGCTTGTATCAAAATTGTGAAGCTAAATATCTGGATTTTCCACAACATTGCTGAATTTCTCAAATATAAGACACATTAACCTGTCCTTGCTTTAGCCTAGTTATTATATGCCATCAAATTATAGAATTTCGATCAACTGTCTAAAACACCATAATATCTgttgaataaataaataccaaACAAGTATCATTCAAATATCTATAAAAACGAAAAATACCCCGTACAAATATAAGTAGGCTATTACACAAATATAACTGCAAAGACCTACCTTTTAAAAGTTTAACTTTGCCTGAGAACGTGTTCTTATTTTGCGCAGTTGTCTTTCGTTGAATACAGTACGCTCTCACTGATGATCAGACGTGACAGATTGTGATAAGAGAAAATAGACTGGTACGAGACTCGACTTGAAGTGGGCTGGGCTGGACTCTGCCCTCCAACGCTCAGCCTTCCTCTCCTTTAATTGGCTTCTGAAGTCACAATAACTGTAGGTAAATAAATTGCCCGAGGTGGCTTGGAGATGAAATAGCATTACTCTCTGGTTTACAATTAATTCAGGAATGCAGTGGGAGGCATTTATGATCTATTTTGGCTACAGGCAGTGGCGCAAGCTGGAATGTATAAAGGTGCATTCTTTCTAGGTCAATGCCATCTGATATGTTTTTGATCGGTGGTTGTAAAATGGATCACTATACTACttcccaacctggtctcagagcatttcatatgatTCTGTACATAAATACATCACACTACATTTAGTTaagtttcgtatggtatgtattaatctatgttatgtttcgtatggtatgtattaatttgtggatgtccgtcATCCATTTCGTATTATAAGTTCCCAATTACAATTGGTATGATATGttataaatgtgcaaaatgtacaacatgttacgaatttgctaaatatatgatatgttatgaattccaatttgttgtggctaacgttagctaggtggctaggagGCTAATATTAACCTTAGCTAGctgactaatgttagctaggggttagggttaaggttaggttaagggttaaggttaggttaagggttaaggttagggttagggttaggggaagggttagctaaaagggttaaggttagggttaggggaagggttagctaacattctaagtagttgcaaagtagctaaaaagtagaaAGTAGTTGAAATGTTGCTAATTAACTAAAATGCACAAGTTttccgtgatgagatttgaacacgcaacctttgggttactagaCATTCACGTTATATGCTCGACCAATCACTGATTCAGTGATTGATTTATTtaagttgaaggcattcagttgtgcaactgactagttacccccctttccctttccctcctctAATTTTGCCTTAAGTTACCTTCTGTCTCATGTAACCATACCAagcgtaacatatcatacgatgtaaagtgttggtcccatgtttcatgagctgaaataaaagatcccagaaatgtaccatacgcacaaaaagcctatttccctcaaatgttgtgcatatatttgtttacatccctgttagtgagcatttctcatttgccaagataatgcatccacctgacaggtgtggcctatcaagaagctgattaaacagcatgatcattacacaggtgctccttctcctggggacaataaaaggccacactaaaatatgtagttttgtcacacaatacaatgccacagatgtctcaagttttgagggagcgtgcaattggcatgctgactgcaggaatgtccacttgagctgttgccagagaatgttaatttctctaccataagccgcctccagtgtcgttttagagaatttggcagaacattcaaccggcctcacaaccgcagaccacgtgtaaccgtGCCAGCCCAGTGGATGTGGAGGtcccacatccggcttcttcacctcatctgagaccagtcacacagacagctgatgaaactgaggagtatttctatctgtaataaagcccttttatggggaaaactcattctgattggttgggcctggatccccagtgggtgggcctggctcccaagtaggtgggcctatgccctcccaggcccacccatgactgCGCCGCTGCtcatttatttcaattcactgatttccttatatgaattgaaagtcagtaaaatcattgaaattgttgcatgtgcgtttatttttttgttcagcaTAATTTGAGGGTCCAgatttacttttactatgttacgtctagtatATGAGACCAGACTGCACTTCCTACAATGATATGGTACTTACTTTTTCAAGTTTTATTGGTTTACTTCTTATATTTACTCACATTCTGAATGAAAACGTGGACCATGGTTAATTTTTTCATGATTTGGACAATGCTCTCTGTCAGTTCCCACAGTTCTCAATGCGTATAGAGTATGTAGACCTTCCCTCATAACCGCACATGCTTCTGAGGATGGGGAGGATGACGGAAATACAACAATTTGTGCAGTTGTGATAAATTACTACATTAGTATGTGGAAATTACTTAAAGGGTGGCTGAGTGGCTGGATCCTACTTTCTCTAAACAGGAAGCCGTCTCATTGTGCCTAGAAGGGAGAGGGATTTCTTGAGAAACACTTATGAAGTCATAGTAAGACGGATTCGACACTGTCACTGTGCATTCCAGCTTAACGTGGAACACACTGTCCTTTGGGAATGCAATGCCACCTTATTCATTTCCCGTTAGAAGAGGACTCATAATACGTTGTAAACAAATCACATTtaccaaacacacatacattgtTTTTGTTACTGCATGAGACATGATACTCTTTTTTAGTCGATTGGGTTCCATTCCTCTGACATGCTCCATCAGCTTCTAGAGGCTAAATCTATTTAAGCAATTTTTCTCTGTAAGGCTGTTTTATTTAACTGTTGAGGAGGCATACTTCTCACGTCAGCTGCTTCTCTGGAGTTAAACTATTTATTTTCTTTCCCCCATTAAGTAATTTTCAGTTGGCCCTGCAGTAGAGAACTGGTGGTAAACCTTGACTTGTCCTTCCTGTCTCAGTTGTCCCCTGGCCAAAGGCCCACCCAGTGGCTGCTTGCTAAGAAGGTGATCCTCTCCATGGGCCTGTCACCCGAGTGGCAGTTAGCCTCCTGCTGTGACACTATCTCACCATATCACCCTCATTAACACACAAAGAGTAGACAGAATGACACCCGACTCAGCCCAGCTGCTTCCCACAGTAGGAATCTACTCAGTCCCCCATTATTCTCCTTCAGGTCTTGTGTCTGTACTCTTCATTAGTCGCCCATCGCCCCTAGGGAGTATAGTACatgcatgaagtgctttgaatttGGATGATATATTTCTGTGACATTGGTCTTGTAATGAGAAAGTCAATGGGAGTAAAGATGAGTTTTTAATGTACCTGTTGTTTGTgtgctctgtgtgttgttgtcctTTTAGGGAAGGCACGTTGCCAGTACGGCTGTCATGTCTTGACTGATGAGCCAGAAATTCCCCCAAAAAAGAAGGTCCCTGTTGATCAGTCTGATAATTCTGCTTGTTTCATAATGATACAGGATCATTTCTCTCTTACTATTTTGTCCATTGTGGGATGTGAGAAAGCCAATCACACCTCAGTGTAGCATTGCATTCTGAGACTATGACAACTTCCTTTGGCTGCAGCATTTCAGCGCTAATCCAGTTGACGAGCAACATTCTCACCTCAGAATCATATTCTCACCTCAGTCAAAATAACACAGTGCCTGCcgtacatactgtatgaaggaccatgaaAAGGTCATGAGAAAAGCAATCACACCTTCCCACTGCTTAGAATGGTGTTTCGTTAGTGTGTTTATCCAATCAAGAGCGTTAAATATCTTCATCCTCTGATTCAACGCTGACCCCTTCACTTCACAGGGTCAACAGAACAGGATAAAAGTGAGGGGTTAAACAATATTTCATCTGGATGACACTGGTTGAACTCAAAAGGACATGTCTTCTCATCCATCCTTTGGCtcacctcaatcagcctgactaaccggtgtctgtatgtagcctcgctactgtatatagcctcgcaacTGTATATagctttttactgttgttttatttctctacttgcctattgttcacctaataattttttttgcactattggttagagcctgtaagtaagcatttcactgtaaggtgtgtaacctgttgtattcggcgcacgtgacaaataaactttgatttgatttccctTACACCCCTACTTGTTCCACACTATCTTATTGGCAGGATTCATCACAAAACATACAGCACGTAGATGCAAGCCACAAGCTCCACATGAGCAGAAAGTGTTTgcactctttcttctctcttctctctttctctctcagttaaATGCAAAGTGTCATATTTCAGATGTACAGTAGGTTGAGAGAGTGACTGTTTTTTAATTTGGAAGTTGTTGAGTTGGGCGGCTTGTTGACCCGATGTTGCACTGGGTGAAGTGAGGTCATGGGATTTCCACTCCTCCTGTCTGGAGTACCGTAACTGGGTAGGGTGGCTTGGACACAGCCTCTGTCCATCACAAACCTCTCACAGAGACTACAGTGGAGAGACTAAAGGACAGAGACTGACAGAGTTCATAAAAATGTCTCTGAACGTGCGCAACAAGTTGCTCGCCTGCCTTTCTGTGTAGAAAGTCCAGGTTTTGATGGTGATTAACTACAGCTTAGTGTTCAAACAATGACCACAGCCCAAGTTCCAAGTGAGAGGAAGTAAGAGGAACATATGAAACTGCTGGACTTGTTTCCTTTCCATTACTGGTCCGCCTACCTCTGTCAGGCACGTCACCTGACTCTCCTCCCAGCCACTGGCTGTCTGGAGCACTCTGAGGCTGTCCTGTGATGCAGTCCTTTTCTAAACCACACAACAGGACTCACTACACTATTCTGTCACAATTTGAATATGGATAGATGGATGAAGATTGTATTTGCCTCCCTCTCTTGTCCATTCCCTGTGTGTGACTTCTAGTATGTAAACTAGCATGTCTTACATGGAAATGCATGCAAATATATCAAACATGGGCAGCAATTGTTGTATTAAGTGTATGGGCCATAGTCTCTACTCGCCTGTAGGTCTGTAGCTTTGTGTGTTTGAAATTCTCAAGTAGAGCAGAATGTCAAATTGCTGTGATCCAGACTTTTTGTTTTTATAAGGAAACACACTCTTGAAGTTTAGCCTTTGTGTGTAAGCCAGGCAGACTTTATAGAGAGGGGTGGTCCAATAAAACAGAAATTACACTGGAATGCATTCATTTTTTTCACTGGGTAAACAAACTTGTTTTAATCTTTTCCCATGTACATTTTTCCTCTTTTTGAGTGGAACAGGAGATGGAAAATGCTTTGTTCAGTTTGATGTTGTCATTGCAGTCAGCGGGGATTGTCTGGG includes the following:
- the LOC139421403 gene encoding sphingosine 1-phosphate receptor 1-like; the encoded protein is MEEASHAAYAAVAAPTVVPMTPSVGYLLRMFREYQSNAVIREHYNYTGKLKENKYKDGLKPEAIAFLLICLLIVLENAVVLLAIWKNKKFHMPMYYLLGSLTLSDLLAGFTYMVNIVTSGANTLKMTPVLWFLREGGVFITLAASVISLLAIAIERHVTMVRMKPYQGAKRGRMFALIGASWVLSVFLGVLPVLGWNCMGRLDQCSTVLPLFAKSYILFFITVFTAVLLAIVVLYVRIFHTVRSNTKHLGSGSQRKGLARKSQKYMALLKTVTIVLGVFIICWLPLFILLLLDFCCPARSCQVLFKADYFLGIAMFNSLLNPIIYTLTSKDMRRAILRLLCRRCLLTKDGQVKKIGVPFLECSTSKTEAPSHRLEGLEITVSSANFTPSTIKAIYPRMSKT